A stretch of Carya illinoinensis cultivar Pawnee chromosome 14, C.illinoinensisPawnee_v1, whole genome shotgun sequence DNA encodes these proteins:
- the LOC122293169 gene encoding 60S ribosomal protein L26-1-like, which produces MLMSQCDPFCPAVSFKSKSAKMKYNPRVSSSRRKSRKAHFMVPSSVRRVLMSALLLNNLRKKYNVRLMLVRKDDEVQVVRETYNDRKGKVVQVYQLKWVIHIKRITHEKVSRSTVNIGINSSKVVITKLHLDKDCKSLLDCKAKGRSTADKDKGSKFIVEDIMQIID; this is translated from the coding sequence ATGTTGATGAGTCAATGTGACCCATTCTGCCCAGCCGTTTCCTTCAAGAGCAAGAGCGCTAAGATGAAGTACAACCCAAGAGTCTCGAGCTCTCGCCGCAAAAGCAGGAAGGCACACTTCATGGTGCCGTCGAGCGTGAGGCGCGTGCTGATGAGCGCGCTACTCTTGAACAACCTGAGGAAAAAGTACAATGTGCGGTTGATGTTGGTGCGCAAGGATGATGAAGTCCAGGTGGTGCGCGAGACGTACAACGATCGCAAGGGCAAGGTGGTCCAGGTGTATCAACTGAAGTGGGTCATACACATCAAACGGATCACCCACGAGAAGGTGAGCAGGTCAACTGTCAACATCGGCATCAATTCATCTAAGGTGGTAATCACCAAACTCCACCTCGACAAGGATTGTAAGTCCCTTCTTGACTGCAAGGCCAAGGGTCGCTCTACTGCGGACAAGGACAAGGGCTCCAAGTTCATTGTTGAGGATATCATGCAGATCATTGATTAA